AATGTCTGTtactttctctcttctctttggGTGTTTGACTGATTTTGTGCTCTTAGGGTAAAGAAGTTGCAACAGATGTTAGACTGCTGCCTCAAGGAACTGTCATTTTTGAAGATATCAGCATTGAACATTTTGAAGGAACTGTAACCAAAGTAATTCCAAAAGTACCCAGCAAAAACCAGGTAAATTTCAGTAACTAAATGAATCTGTGTAATGCTGGTTTGATTGTATTGAATTCCAGTCAATAACTGGAAACAGTTGTTCCTATTTCCCAGTACCTCTTTGCTGCATAAGCATCATGTCAGAATAAAGATTTACTCTTAATTTCAAATCCAAAGAAGAAGAGTTAGGGTAGTGGTACATCATGGAGTGTGTGTTTAATGTTTCAAATACTTGCTATAAATTTTTGTGGAGTTAGACATATCCTTGAAGCAAAAGACtagggaaaaagggaaaaatacttGCTGGGATAAGCCGGATCTGTGGATTCTTGTGAGCATTAACAGTTAATGAGGCTTTTGGGCTGTAACGTTTGACTTGGAGGAGTGTTCATGAGCAATTCACTAAGGTTTTAGGTGAGTCTCTGTTAGTGTGGGAAGGTTTGGGATGTTTTGAAGACTTAATAAGAAGGAGCCTGCATTTTAGAAGTGTTATGGTTATAAACTTCATTCTTGAAATAGAGAAAATTCCTTCAGCAGGATATGGCTGAGGCTTAAAAAACCTTCAAGTCAACCAACAGCTCCAAAAGCCACCTTGCACTGGGCAAGCTTCAGATGTGGAGTGGTGGTgatggagcagagcctgggtcCAGCAGGACTTGGCAGGACcccctgtgctgagccctgcaggtgAGCTCAGCTTTCCCTTGGCTTTCTGTCCCCAGAGTGATCCATTACCTGGCCGCATCAAAGTGGACTTTGTGATTCCTAAGGAGCTTCCCTTTGGGGACAAGGACACAAAATCCAAGGTGACCTTGCTGGAGAGCGACCACGTTCGGTTCAACATTTCCACGGACAGGCGCGACAAACTGGAGCGAGCCACCAACATCGAGGTTCTCCCCAACACTTTCCAGTTTACTAATGAAACCAGAGAAATGGCAAGTATCCATCTCTGAACATTTCCCGTTCTTGAGgggaagtgaaagaaaagcatgagtgtggggctgtgttccACAATAGATACAAAAGTCACTCGTGTCTTCCATTGCCTGCTCTGAAATCCAGCTCTAGGACCAGCactgcaagcaaagcagaaaattcagaattaatgCTCTGCATCTTTGCCTTAAAAGAAAAGAGTCTTAACTACTTTTTAACATTAAAGTGAAATTACATTAGGAAATTAGACCTTAACTGGCCCTCCTGGATGGGATTGCTGACTGGTTATAGCAGACACAAGTGATGTAGTCTTGAACTGACAGTTTAAAATTCACATACTTGAGTGTTAAGAGGAAACTACTCATCTTCCTTTGGGAAACTGGAGACCCTGGGACTGCCCTGGGTCAggtaatgaaaaatgtaaataattggAGGAGGGACTCTGAGCAGCTTTTGTATTTCAAGTTTTTTGGCCAATCTCTGTCTGAGGGTCAAGAGATGAGGGATGGTAAAGAGCAGAGTTCTCTGAGTACAAGAAACTCTTTGTGGATTACAGGGACTAAGATGGATGTGCTAATGAGCATTACAGAATATCTTTCATTCCTGTAACTTGGAATGTTGGTTCTGTTCCAGCTAGACTGtaactttgctttcctttgcagTTTGGAGTTCAGTTACAGTGTTGTCACATCAGTGTGCTGTGAATTATTGTCCCTTAGCTTTAAGAAAACCTTGAGTTTTGATTTCATCCTTTGAGATTTTGGGTGTCTATCCTATAGACTTCTTGTATTTCTGCTCTGGCTACATACACCTACTTGAGTTGAGCTGTCTTGTGAGTGATGAGTTCTGGCAGCTTCTAGGAAGGTTTCTTGGTTTGCTGGAGTTTGTGAAAGTTGCTTAAGAGAAGAATGTTCCTAAAGGTGAAAGGTACCTTTGCACTGTCATTCAGAGCCTCTGAGCTTGTCCTGAGCCTTGCTAAACTCTGTATTAACTGGGTGAAGgcaatattttaatgaattctACCTTAATTCCGGCAGCATCTGGTACTAGAGTTTGGGTTTTAGTCAGTATATTCTGTTTATCACTCAGCATTCCATTCCTAGTGGTTATCAGGAAGGCCACTAAACTCCTGTGTCACATGGGAGTGTGTTCCCAAAACACACCCACGGGAATGGGAGTCTTGTTTAACAGCTTctttatatttcctttctttgggaCTAGAAATCTGATGGTTTTTCTCTTAAACTTTCCTCTGaacactgattttatttcctgtttttataGATGGTTGTACTTTTAGTGTGTGTTTCTATGTTTAATATTCTCCTATAGATGATAGAGtgtttgcagagctgccccattGTGTTCCCTGTTCTGACAGGTTCTTTAGCTTCAGTCCTTGAATTACTATTCTCCACTTCACTCTTTATCTCAAGCTGACTTCAGGAATGAGGTGGGAAGAACTTTCAGGTTGAccagggctctgagcacctGGGTTTGCAAGGAAGGACATTGCTTAAACCCAGTGTTTTCCCAGGATTCAGGTCTTTCTGCCAACTCCTGACACATGGAGCAGCTGGACAGGTGTCACATAGCAGGGATTGAACTGCAGTTGTTGGTTTGGCTGTTGCAGGGTGTGATTGCAGCAATGAGGGATGGCTTTGGCTTCATTAAGTGTGTGGACAGGGATGCTCGGATGTTCTTCCACTTCAGTGAGATCATGGATGGAAATCAGCTCCATATTTCTGATGAAGTGGAGTTCACCGTCGTTCCTGTAAGTGGGATTTAAACTCTCATAAAATCTCAGCATTTAAGGAAATTATGCACAGTCTGTCTATAACCTGGtggatttcttttccaggaTATGCTGTCTGCCCAAAGGAACCATGCCATAAGGATTAAAAAGCTCCCCAAGGGCACAGTTTCCTTCCACACCCAGTCAGAGCATCGCTTTGTGGGCACTATAGACAAAGAAGCCACTCCAGCCAAAGCCACTAGCCCAAATAAAGGCAAAGAGAAGGTAATGCTGCTCTTCTTCATTCCTGCCATTGCAGACCGAGGCTGCTCCTTTAAAATCTCTAGTTCAGCTGGGTTTGAAGCACTGTTCATTCTGTATAGATGTGAATTACAGCTGATGAGAGCTGTCAGTGAAAATTAACTGCTCTGAACAAGATAATAAAAGTATTGTTAATAATCATCAACAATCATATTGTTGTTGAGGATAATTTCCAGGAGACTGATGGGGAGTTTCTTTCTGCCTCTCAGTACACAAGATTCTAGATAGAATTATTAAATTTCCTGGGAAGCATCTCTTactgttttgttctgctgttctAAACAATGCCAGAATACTTAAAAGTTCCAATAAATGCTTCCTGGAACTGGTGGCAATActtcattgctttttaaaaaactgtctGGCATCATTTAAAGCTCCTTACCCAGAGTTTAGTTGTGGTTTTGAGCAGTTATTGTAAAACCACTGAGACTCCAATGATCAGTGCTTGAACTGTGTGTAAGAAACTGTTCCTAAAGAGACATTGCTGAATTCTGACCTCTTGTTTTCAGGAAGCTGAGGATGGAATAATTGTGTATGATGACTGTGGAGTAAAACTGACCATTCCTTACCAGGCCAAGGATGTGGAAGGATCTACTAATCCCCAGATAGGAGATAAGGTGAGAGAATTAAGGGTACTATTGGGAAATGCTGTTCTGGGCATTGTGGGTGTGAGCTTCTCTTTGCCTTTACTTGGAACAAAGGGAGGACAAGGCATCTGTGTGGTATCACCTGGAATGTTGTGTTTAAATGACTTAATCTTCTGTAAGTAAAAAATACCCTCCAACCTGGTGATATATAGGTGGGGAAATAGTGTCTTATTGTGTAAATGgtgctttttaaacaaagaattCTTATCACTGAGTGGACGCTGCTTGtcaagaagaaattaattagcGTGGAGAGTAAGATTGATATTGAAGAGGGAGAATATTCCCTCATGAGCATATTAGCCTGAGAGacaatggaaagggaaaaaacttggAGATCAGGAAGAGCAACAAAACCCTCAGGAGCCATTCTAGTTACTGGTTATTGTCTctaaaaactgaaacaaagagTGGAGTGAGGCCCATCCCACTGTGGTTCACTGGTGAGCAGTGTAGGGAGAGGAGGTGATCCCCATGGGCAGAAAGGTTCTCATGTTTAAGTGGTGAAAAGgtgagtgctgggggctggctTGCCTTGCAGGTATCCCAGGTgtggtgctgctccctgggatgTAGGAAATGTCAATGACAGATGGGGTTAGGGGAAAGCAGTGACCAGGAAATTACTTTCCTGCAGAgactggtgctgctgcagagctgcacagcttcaaaatttggggatttttttgtcatcatggttttctttgcatttttctgtctggTATTGaatgtgtttggttttctttgcctctttctGTCTGGTGTTGATGGCCATGTCTCCACCAGGttgagttctgtgtgtgtgaggtgAAGAGAACCGGGCTGCAGACGGCTGTTTCTGTCAGGATGCTGGGACGCAACTACAGCTCCAAGAGGCTCTTGGGATACGTGGCAGCCCTGAAAGATAACTTTGGGTTTATTGAAACAGCCAATCATGATAAGGAGATCTTCTTCCACTACAGGTGAAGGAcagttttattatttgattATGTGTCTGTCTGGGGGGAGTGGGAGGGTGTGGGGTTTTGTTGGATTGAGTGTTGAACTCATTTGCactttacacacacacacacagaatatatctatatttatatgtaaGCTTAGATATCAACAATTTGATTTATCATCTCTGCTGGACTGGTTCAGGCTTTTCTGTTAGTCAGCAGTCGTGGTGGTCTGTGCCTCTAATTCCCAGGCCAAGAAATCCAGTTGTGTTATGTATTTGAAATGCTTCACTTTCCTGGATGGAGATTCCTTGTGAACTGATGAGGGATTTACATAATTTCTGATAACTGATGTGGATGTTGAGTGAGCATCACTATTGTCatgtaaataaagaaaaactgtttatCATTCTGTTCCTGTAGTGAGTATTGTGGTGATATCGATAGCCTGGAACTTGGAGACACTGTGGAATACAGCTTGTcaaaaggcaaaggaaacaaAGTTAGTGCAGAGAAAGTAAACAAAACACATGCAGGTAAGGCTGTACCTGGTGTTTTCTGTCTGCAGGGCTCTTGGCACATGCTGGGGGGTAAAGTTTGTTAATGATCCATTTACAATTGGAGCTGAGAGCAAGAAGATACTCAGTGTGGGGTGATCTTTGGTTCCCTgaaagctgctgcctgtgtttgcAGAACAGACAAGCACAGGCCAACAGTTCTGTGCACAGTTGCAATTCTGTGGACCTTTAGTGTTCTCAGTCCTCCTCACTTAAAGGttatgaggagaggctgaatGGCAGAACTGACCATTTCTGCACCTGCGCTAATTGTGCTGTACCTTACAGGGGAAAAGATGGCAAGAGCAGGGCAGATGGAGGAGGGTATTGAGGACTTGGGGTGTGGGGGGGAATGCATACTTTAAGGTTATTGGGTGATTAAATGAGTAGGGAAtgtggaagagaaaggaaggcaacactttggtttgcttttcaaGCTTCCTGACCTTAAGTTCTTGAGAAAAATTTTTCTACTTCCATGTATGGTATGTCAGTGTGATTTTGATTTGTTGTCCTCTAGTGCAAAATGTTGACTCCTGGTTAATCTGAATCACttatttaaatcaattttaaaataaactatgATTAAAACATCCTATACCTCTATTCTGTGTCTCTTTTCAGTGAATGGTATTACTGAAGAAGCTGATCCAACTGTTTACTCTGGTAAAGTAATTCGTCCCTTGAGGAGTGTAGATCCCACACAGACAGAGTACCAGGGCATGATTGAAGTCATGGAGGATGGTAAGATTGGTTCCTTTTAATTAAGGGTTCTTTTCACAAGTGCAGAAGTTGAATGCACTGTAAAAAGAGCTGTTGAGGATTTTATTCACACTACAAACTGTATCCACACAGCTAAGCAGATTTGTAATATTGGAAATGTGACATCAGGTGGCAAAGGCCTCTCAGTTCTGTCTCCTGCTTCCCCCCCTAGGTGAGATGAAAGGAGAGGTCTATCCCTTTGGAATTGTTGGCATGGCAAACAAAGGTGACTGTCTGCAAAAGGGGGAGACAGTAAAGttccagctgtgtgtgctgggtcaGAACGGGCAGACGATGGCTGTGAACATCACCCCCTTCCGCAGGGCCACCGTGGAGTGCGTCAAGGACCAGGT
The Serinus canaria isolate serCan28SL12 chromosome 26, serCan2020, whole genome shotgun sequence genome window above contains:
- the CSDE1 gene encoding cold shock domain-containing protein E1 isoform X2 produces the protein MSFDPNLLHNNGHNGYPNGTSAALRETGVIEKLLTSYGFIQCSERQARLFFHCSQYNGNLQELKVGDDVEFEVSSDRRTGKPIAIKLVKIKPEILPEERINGQEVFYLTYTPEDVEGNVQLETGDKINFIIDTNKHTGAVSARNIMLLKKKQARCQGVVCAMKEAFGFIERGDVVKEIFFHYSEFKGDLETLQPGDDVEFTIKDRNGKEVATDVRLLPQGTVIFEDISIEHFEGTVTKVIPKVPSKNQSDPLPGRIKVDFVIPKELPFGDKDTKSKVTLLESDHVRFNISTDRRDKLERATNIEVLPNTFQFTNETREMGVIAAMRDGFGFIKCVDRDARMFFHFSEIMDGNQLHISDEVEFTVVPDMLSAQRNHAIRIKKLPKGTVSFHTQSEHRFVGTIDKEATPAKATSPNKGKEKEAEDGIIVYDDCGVKLTIPYQAKDVEGSTNPQIGDKVEFCVCEVKRTGLQTAVSVRMLGRNYSSKRLLGYVAALKDNFGFIETANHDKEIFFHYSEYCGDIDSLELGDTVEYSLSKGKGNKVSAEKVNKTHAVNGITEEADPTVYSGKVIRPLRSVDPTQTEYQGMIEVMEDGEMKGEVYPFGIVGMANKGDCLQKGETVKFQLCVLGQNGQTMAVNITPFRRATVECVKDQFGFINYEVGDSKKLFFHVKEVQDGVELQAGDEVEFSVILNQRTGKCSACNVWRVCEGAKAVAAPRPDRLVNRLKSINLDDANAPRLTVLRQPRGPDNSKGFGAERKIRQAGVID
- the CSDE1 gene encoding cold shock domain-containing protein E1 isoform X1 produces the protein MSFDPNLLHNNGHNGYPNGTSAALRETGVIEKLLTSYGFIQCSERQARLFFHCSQYNGNLQELKVGDDVEFEVSSDRRTGKPIAIKLVKIKPEILPEERINGQVVCAVPHNLESKSPAAPGQSPTGSVCYERNGEVFYLTYTPEDVEGNVQLETGDKINFIIDTNKHTGAVSARNIMLLKKKQARCQGVVCAMKEAFGFIERGDVVKEIFFHYSEFKGDLETLQPGDDVEFTIKDRNGKEVATDVRLLPQGTVIFEDISIEHFEGTVTKVIPKVPSKNQSDPLPGRIKVDFVIPKELPFGDKDTKSKVTLLESDHVRFNISTDRRDKLERATNIEVLPNTFQFTNETREMGVIAAMRDGFGFIKCVDRDARMFFHFSEIMDGNQLHISDEVEFTVVPDMLSAQRNHAIRIKKLPKGTVSFHTQSEHRFVGTIDKEATPAKATSPNKGKEKEAEDGIIVYDDCGVKLTIPYQAKDVEGSTNPQIGDKVEFCVCEVKRTGLQTAVSVRMLGRNYSSKRLLGYVAALKDNFGFIETANHDKEIFFHYSEYCGDIDSLELGDTVEYSLSKGKGNKVSAEKVNKTHAVNGITEEADPTVYSGKVIRPLRSVDPTQTEYQGMIEVMEDGEMKGEVYPFGIVGMANKGDCLQKGETVKFQLCVLGQNGQTMAVNITPFRRATVECVKDQFGFINYEVGDSKKLFFHVKEVQDGVELQAGDEVEFSVILNQRTGKCSACNVWRVCEGAKAVAAPRPDRLVNRLKSINLDDANAPRLTVLRQPRGPDNSKGFGAERKIRQAGVID